The following coding sequences lie in one Flavobacterium cyclinae genomic window:
- a CDS encoding TetR/AcrR family transcriptional regulator — protein MPNLLTNLKITINEKLYVKDPETSELGRNIIKNSILLIDEIGFEAFTFKKLGEKIQSNESSIYRYFENKHKLLLYLSSWYWSWIEYNLVFATHNISDPVEKLTIGIKIITQNIVDDISTPHIDESVLNRIIISDFSKTLLTKDVDEENKEGFFAVYKRLINRLIDMITLVNPTYPYAKSLASSVVQGSLHQHYLKDHFTTITNLSDQDCLSDFYIHMIKKTLL, from the coding sequence ATGCCTAATTTACTAACAAATTTAAAAATTACAATTAACGAAAAACTTTATGTTAAAGACCCTGAAACATCAGAATTAGGTCGTAACATTATTAAAAACAGTATTTTATTAATTGATGAAATTGGTTTTGAAGCGTTTACTTTCAAAAAATTGGGAGAGAAAATTCAATCAAATGAGAGTTCCATTTATCGCTATTTCGAAAATAAACACAAATTATTGTTGTACTTGTCCTCTTGGTATTGGTCATGGATAGAATATAACTTAGTATTTGCCACTCACAACATATCAGACCCAGTTGAAAAACTTACCATTGGTATAAAAATCATTACACAAAATATTGTAGATGATATCAGTACACCCCATATAGACGAGTCGGTATTAAATAGAATAATCATTTCTGATTTTTCCAAAACACTTTTAACCAAAGATGTAGATGAAGAAAATAAAGAAGGTTTTTTTGCAGTGTATAAGCGTTTAATTAACAGGCTAATCGACATGATAACCTTAGTAAATCCAACTTATCCTTATGCAAAAAGTTTAGCATCGTCAGTAGTTCAAGGATCTTTACATCAGCACTATTTAAAAGACCATTTTACAACTATCACAAATTTATCAGATCAGGATTGTTTGTCTGATTTCTACATTCACATGATTAAAAAAACATTGTTATGA
- a CDS encoding murein L,D-transpeptidase catalytic domain family protein has translation MIYRFLPLILLFIFSFKPLNNLEQIKQKGISTDPELIAANAKTSFITKCKSVYSIIDANGYSLPSFESFLAAFEGYENLKLQGKLDSEILTIIDFSLSSVHERMWVVDMKTQKVLLRSLVSHGKNSGLEFATNFSNENESYKSSLGFYVTGESYNGKHGLSLRLDGMEFGINHNARARAVVIHGADYVSKSFIKNHGRLGRSQGCPAVPYEVHKELIETIKGKSCVFIYHPTRAYVSKSKLVS, from the coding sequence ATGATTTACCGCTTTTTGCCCCTTATTTTACTTTTCATTTTTTCGTTTAAACCTCTAAATAATTTAGAGCAAATTAAACAAAAAGGTATTTCAACGGATCCTGAATTAATTGCTGCAAATGCAAAAACTAGTTTTATTACAAAATGCAAATCTGTTTACAGCATTATAGATGCTAATGGTTATTCGTTGCCGTCATTTGAAAGTTTTTTAGCTGCTTTTGAAGGTTATGAAAACTTGAAGTTGCAAGGAAAATTAGATAGTGAAATTTTAACTATTATTGATTTTAGTCTTTCATCTGTACATGAGAGAATGTGGGTAGTTGATATGAAAACTCAAAAAGTATTATTACGATCGTTAGTTTCTCATGGGAAAAATTCAGGTTTAGAGTTTGCTACTAATTTTTCAAATGAAAATGAATCTTACAAGAGTAGTTTAGGTTTTTATGTTACAGGTGAATCTTATAACGGAAAACATGGATTATCTTTACGTTTAGACGGAATGGAATTCGGAATAAATCATAACGCAAGAGCAAGAGCAGTAGTGATTCATGGTGCTGATTATGTGAGTAAATCTTTTATAAAAAATCATGGCAGATTAGGAAGAAGTCAAGGATGTCCAGCAGTTCCTTATGAAGTACACAAAGAATTAATTGAAACAATTAAAGGAAAATCTTGTGTGTTTATTTATCATCCTACAAGAGCTTATGTTTCAAAATCCAAATTGGTTTCTTAG
- a CDS encoding HlyD family secretion protein: MLNITNNRIENWVDVKKYKSAVVFEDNKGYQNIKKTIWVLGILLLIFLFLPWTQNVSGQGAVTTLKPNQRPQAIQTIIGGRIEKWYVQEGDYVKKGDTIIFISEIKEDYLDPNLVENTGNQVKAKENAVTSYSDKVLALENQINAIQNEKNLKLKQAQNKLKQAYLKVQSDSIDFEASKTQLKIAKTQYNRSVNLNKEGLKPMTDVEEKRVKLQESEAKIITQENKYIASKNEVLNATMELNRISAEYAEKNAKANSDKQSALSSQYDTEAQVNKLKNQYKNYQIRNGMYYITAPQDGYVNKALQSGIGETIKEGTSIVSIMPANFEIAVETYIDPVNFPLINKGEKVRVWFDGWPTIVFSGWPGVSFGTFGGVIVAKENFISPNGKYRVLIAPDPKDKKWPSQLSIGAGTQTLALLNDVPIWFEIWRTLNGFPPNFYQPTSTEKTKK; the protein is encoded by the coding sequence ATGTTAAATATTACGAATAACAGAATAGAAAATTGGGTTGATGTAAAAAAATACAAATCAGCCGTAGTTTTTGAAGACAACAAAGGCTATCAAAATATTAAAAAAACCATATGGGTTTTAGGCATACTTTTGCTGATCTTTTTATTCTTGCCGTGGACACAAAATGTTTCTGGACAAGGAGCCGTTACTACATTGAAACCAAACCAACGCCCACAAGCTATACAAACAATTATTGGTGGTAGAATTGAAAAATGGTATGTTCAAGAAGGAGATTATGTAAAAAAAGGAGATACAATCATTTTTATTTCGGAGATAAAAGAAGATTATTTAGACCCAAATTTAGTTGAAAATACAGGCAATCAAGTTAAAGCAAAAGAAAATGCTGTTACTTCTTATTCGGATAAAGTTTTAGCTTTAGAAAATCAAATAAACGCTATTCAAAACGAAAAGAACTTAAAATTAAAACAAGCGCAAAATAAATTAAAACAAGCTTATCTTAAAGTTCAAAGCGATAGTATTGATTTTGAAGCAAGTAAAACCCAATTAAAAATTGCAAAAACACAGTATAATCGTTCTGTAAATTTAAATAAAGAAGGTTTAAAACCTATGACTGATGTTGAAGAAAAAAGAGTAAAACTTCAAGAATCGGAAGCAAAAATCATTACTCAAGAAAACAAATATATAGCGAGCAAAAATGAAGTGTTAAATGCTACAATGGAACTTAACCGAATTAGCGCAGAATATGCTGAAAAAAATGCAAAAGCAAATAGCGACAAACAATCTGCATTAAGTTCACAATACGACACTGAGGCACAAGTAAATAAATTAAAAAATCAATATAAAAACTACCAAATTAGAAATGGTATGTATTACATAACAGCACCTCAGGATGGTTATGTAAATAAAGCATTACAATCGGGTATTGGGGAAACAATTAAAGAAGGAACTTCTATTGTGAGCATTATGCCTGCTAATTTTGAAATTGCAGTTGAAACTTACATAGATCCAGTAAATTTTCCTTTGATTAATAAAGGAGAAAAAGTACGTGTATGGTTTGATGGTTGGCCTACAATTGTGTTTAGTGGCTGGCCAGGTGTTTCTTTTGGAACTTTTGGTGGCGTAATCGTTGCAAAAGAAAATTTCATTAGCCCAAATGGTAAATATCGTGTATTAATTGCACCCGATCCTAAAGACAAAAAATGGCCATCACAACTTAGCATTGGGGCAGGAACACAAACTTTGGCGTTACTAAACGATGTACCAATTTGGTTTGAAATATGGAGAACTTTAAATGGTTTCCCACCTAATTTTTACCAACCAACATCAACCGAAAAAACAAAAAAATAA
- the gpmI gene encoding 2,3-bisphosphoglycerate-independent phosphoglycerate mutase: protein MNKKVILMILDGWGKSPDPKVSAIDNANTPFIDSLYTKYPNAQLRTDGLNVGLPEGQMGNSEVGHMNLGAGRIVYQDLAKLNLAVENKTMSQEQPLMDAFNYAKTHNKAIHFLGLVSDGGVHSHTSHLRGLIDAAQESGVQKMFVHAFTDGRDVDPKSGVKYIADLENYLQNTNAKLASIIGRYYAMDRDKRWERVKLAYDLVVNAEGTHSKNAVASINESYANDVTDEFIQPIVMVDENNNPISKIQDDDVVIFFNFRTDRGRELTEALSQRDFHEFNMHKLNLYYVTMTNYDETYENVHVIYDKDNITETLGEVLEKAGKKQIRIAETEKYPHVTFFFSGGREEPFVGETRILKNSPKVATYDLQPEMSAFELKDALVDELKKGEVDFVCLNFANGDMVGHTGVMSAAIKACEAVDVCVKEVVETALENQYTTIIIADHGNCETMINPDGSPNTAHTTNPVPIILVDNELKNIENGVLGDIAPTILDIMGIQKPEVMTCNSLL from the coding sequence ATGAACAAAAAAGTAATTTTAATGATATTGGATGGTTGGGGAAAATCACCAGATCCAAAAGTTTCTGCAATAGACAATGCAAATACTCCATTTATAGATAGCTTATATACTAAATATCCAAACGCACAATTAAGAACTGATGGTTTGAATGTGGGTTTACCAGAAGGTCAAATGGGAAATTCAGAAGTAGGCCACATGAATTTAGGAGCTGGAAGAATTGTGTACCAAGATTTAGCAAAATTAAATTTAGCAGTTGAAAACAAAACCATGAGTCAAGAACAACCCCTTATGGATGCCTTCAATTATGCTAAAACCCACAACAAAGCCATTCATTTTTTAGGATTAGTTTCTGACGGTGGCGTTCATTCGCACACTTCTCATTTAAGAGGATTAATTGATGCAGCTCAAGAAAGTGGCGTTCAAAAAATGTTTGTACATGCCTTTACGGATGGACGAGATGTGGATCCAAAATCAGGTGTAAAATACATTGCCGATTTAGAAAATTATCTTCAAAACACAAATGCTAAACTGGCTTCTATTATAGGAAGATATTATGCAATGGACCGCGATAAGCGTTGGGAAAGAGTAAAATTAGCTTACGATTTAGTTGTTAATGCAGAAGGAACACATTCAAAAAATGCCGTTGCAAGTATTAACGAAAGTTATGCCAACGACGTTACTGATGAATTCATTCAACCTATTGTAATGGTGGATGAAAACAACAACCCAATATCAAAAATTCAAGATGATGATGTGGTGATTTTCTTTAATTTTAGAACGGATAGAGGAAGAGAATTAACAGAGGCTTTGTCACAAAGAGATTTTCACGAATTCAATATGCACAAATTGAATTTGTACTATGTTACGATGACCAATTACGATGAAACATATGAAAATGTTCATGTAATTTACGATAAAGACAACATTACAGAAACACTTGGAGAAGTCCTAGAAAAAGCGGGTAAAAAACAAATTCGTATTGCCGAAACCGAAAAATATCCACATGTAACTTTTTTCTTTTCAGGAGGAAGAGAAGAACCTTTTGTAGGTGAAACTCGTATATTAAAAAATTCACCAAAGGTAGCCACTTACGATTTACAACCCGAAATGAGTGCTTTTGAATTAAAAGATGCTTTAGTTGATGAATTAAAAAAAGGTGAAGTTGACTTTGTTTGTTTAAATTTTGCAAACGGAGATATGGTTGGACACACTGGTGTTATGTCGGCTGCAATTAAGGCTTGTGAAGCAGTTGATGTTTGCGTGAAAGAAGTAGTTGAAACTGCTCTAGAAAACCAATACACAACAATCATTATTGCCGATCACGGAAACTGTGAAACCATGATTAACCCAGATGGTTCACCAAATACGGCACATACTACAAATCCAGTCCCAATTATTTTAGTGGATAACGAATTAAAAAATATTGAAAATGGAGTTTTAGGAGATATTGCCCCTACCATTTTAGATATTATGGGAATTCAAAAACCTGAAGTAATGACCTGTAATTCATTATTATAA
- a CDS encoding peptidase domain-containing ABC transporter, with product MSPIERFKNLIIVDKKDIYQLLIYAVLAGLISLSIPLGIQSIINFIQAGKVSTSWIVLVFVVVIGVAFVGILKIMQFRITENIQQKIFVRSSFEFAFRFPKIKFNQIYRHSPPELANRFFDTLTVQKGFSKLILEVSTSALQILFGILLLSLYHPFFIFFGIILLVLLYLIFKINFYTGLNTSLKESKYKYKVAHWLQEIARNHLSFKNGKLFEFSLEKNDSLVNEYLTHRESHFKILRKQFIQLTGFKVIITAGLLIIGGILVINQQMNIGQFVAAEIIIITIISAVEKLFYGLELFYDVTTSLEKLGAVVDLELEHTSENKSTKYYIEEDAINIETKEISFQFPDSESPVIKNINLTINNGERILIQGKNGSGKTTLLRLLARLLEPSTGSIFLNNTNLKKYCIDDFRNNIGVITVDDSPFEGTIYENITCSNPNITKKEVANIIEKLKLTDLIKSLPLGLDTLMVSEGKRINSASVQKILLARCLITNPKILFLEEPVDKLDKNSAGEIIDFLTDPKNPWTLVVIAKGNYWKEKCTKIVTLENNTIKSIN from the coding sequence ATGAGTCCAATAGAAAGATTTAAAAATTTAATAATTGTTGACAAAAAAGATATTTATCAGTTATTAATTTATGCCGTATTAGCTGGATTAATAAGTTTGTCTATTCCATTGGGAATTCAATCTATTATTAACTTTATACAAGCAGGAAAAGTTAGCACTTCATGGATTGTACTTGTTTTTGTAGTGGTAATTGGAGTTGCCTTTGTAGGTATTCTTAAAATAATGCAATTTAGAATTACCGAAAATATCCAACAAAAGATATTTGTACGTTCTTCATTTGAATTTGCATTCCGATTTCCAAAGATAAAATTCAACCAAATTTACAGACATTCTCCACCAGAACTTGCTAACCGTTTTTTTGACACATTAACCGTACAAAAAGGATTTTCAAAATTAATTCTGGAGGTATCCACATCGGCACTTCAAATATTATTTGGAATTCTATTACTTTCGTTATACCATCCATTCTTTATCTTTTTTGGAATCATCCTTTTGGTTTTACTATATCTTATATTTAAAATTAACTTTTACACCGGATTAAATACCAGTTTAAAAGAATCAAAATACAAATACAAAGTAGCACACTGGCTGCAAGAAATAGCTAGAAATCACTTAAGCTTTAAAAACGGTAAATTATTTGAGTTTTCATTAGAAAAAAATGACAGTTTAGTTAATGAATACTTGACGCACCGTGAAAGTCATTTTAAAATATTAAGAAAACAATTCATACAGTTAACTGGTTTTAAAGTTATCATAACTGCTGGCTTGCTAATTATTGGGGGGATTTTAGTTATAAATCAACAAATGAACATAGGGCAATTTGTAGCTGCAGAAATCATCATTATTACCATAATTTCGGCTGTAGAAAAATTATTTTATGGCTTAGAGTTATTTTATGATGTTACTACCTCATTAGAAAAATTAGGTGCTGTAGTTGATTTAGAGTTAGAACATACATCAGAAAACAAAAGTACAAAATACTATATTGAAGAGGATGCAATTAATATAGAAACTAAAGAAATTTCGTTCCAATTTCCTGACAGTGAATCTCCAGTAATTAAAAATATTAATTTAACTATAAACAATGGAGAAAGAATACTAATTCAAGGTAAAAACGGAAGTGGAAAAACAACACTATTACGTCTTTTAGCAAGATTATTAGAACCCTCTACAGGAAGCATTTTTTTAAACAACACCAATTTAAAAAAATATTGCATTGATGATTTTAGAAACAACATCGGAGTAATTACAGTAGATGATAGTCCATTTGAAGGAACTATTTATGAAAATATTACTTGTAGTAATCCAAATATTACCAAAAAAGAAGTAGCTAATATCATTGAAAAACTAAAATTAACCGATTTAATAAAATCATTACCTTTAGGATTAGACACTTTAATGGTTTCAGAAGGAAAAAGAATCAATTCTGCTTCAGTTCAAAAAATTCTACTAGCACGTTGTCTTATCACTAATCCAAAAATACTGTTTTTAGAAGAACCAGTTGATAAACTTGATAAAAATAGTGCGGGAGAAATAATTGACTTTTTAACGGATCCAAAAAATCCCTGGACCTTAGTAGTTATTGCAAAAGGAAATTATTGGAAAGAAAAATGCACAAAAATTGTAACTTTAGAAAACAACACTATCAAATCCATTAATTAG
- a CDS encoding DUF5916 domain-containing protein translates to MKQRFGITFLIFFGCFLSTFSQTKKSVTTRKTSETISIDAELNEKSWEDAEIATDFVSLEPKNGTPIPEEFKTEVKILYNDNAIYIGAKLYDPNPEKILKELVERDDIGTSDFFGVFINGYNDGQQEFRFFVTAANGQIDTNFTSSEGEDGSWNAIWESSAKITDFGYVIEMKIPYAALRFPEQNKQTWGLNFFREVRRERQKYTWSPIDNKIGAISQQAGILTGIENIKTPTRLFLIPYSSFYLSGSDTQKTKGELKGGLDIKYGINDAFTLDAILVPDFGQTKFDNVILNLGPFEQQFNENRPFFTEGTDLFSKGNLLYSRRIGQTPDLQLNLADNEYINEYPGAINLLNALKISGRDKDGLGIGFLNAITEKTNATVSNYDNDETRQIVVAPLTNYNVTVFDQRFNQNSSVTFINTNVTRDGSFRDANVTGLLFNLNDKNNKYNLSGGLKSSSINDVENKNGYNTSLYFAENNGKIRYSFGGEYVSKDFDINDLGINFRTNYYSFSGNTNYRILNPNSIFNTFRISLGSYFEFYKPTNQIQVSNFNVNINSTNKKNHYFGGGINYNPFENYDYYEPRVENRYFVIPKNAGGYFYFSSNYNYKFALDINPYITHILNENRYEAGINISPRYRFNDRFSLIYSFDYFKQKNDIGFIDFDNNNIIFARRDRDTYTNAISSKFSISSVMNFNLSVRHYWSLAENNKINNLNQDGSITENTTYSSNKNSNFSTWNLDLSYSWWFAPGSQMSVLYRNNAATFNRTIDKNFNSNFSKLFDNNLNHVLSVSIRYFIDYNQAKNWMSKG, encoded by the coding sequence ATGAAACAAAGATTCGGTATTACTTTTTTAATTTTTTTTGGTTGTTTTTTATCTACTTTTTCACAAACTAAGAAAAGTGTAACCACAAGAAAAACATCAGAAACTATTTCTATTGATGCTGAATTAAACGAAAAATCTTGGGAAGATGCAGAAATTGCAACCGATTTTGTTTCATTAGAACCTAAAAATGGAACTCCAATTCCAGAAGAATTTAAAACAGAAGTAAAGATTCTTTATAATGACAACGCTATATATATTGGAGCTAAACTTTATGACCCAAATCCAGAAAAAATTCTAAAAGAATTAGTAGAACGTGATGATATAGGCACTTCTGATTTTTTTGGTGTTTTTATTAATGGTTATAACGATGGACAACAAGAATTTCGATTTTTTGTAACGGCTGCTAATGGTCAAATTGACACCAATTTTACTTCATCTGAAGGAGAAGATGGCTCATGGAATGCGATATGGGAAAGTAGTGCAAAGATTACTGATTTTGGTTATGTAATTGAAATGAAAATTCCTTACGCTGCTCTTCGTTTTCCAGAACAAAACAAACAAACTTGGGGATTAAACTTTTTTAGAGAAGTAAGAAGAGAACGTCAAAAATACACTTGGAGTCCAATAGACAATAAAATTGGAGCCATTTCTCAACAAGCCGGAATTTTAACTGGTATAGAAAATATTAAAACTCCTACCCGATTATTTTTAATTCCCTATTCTTCTTTTTACCTTTCAGGAAGTGATACTCAAAAAACAAAAGGGGAATTAAAAGGTGGTTTAGATATCAAATATGGAATTAATGATGCGTTTACATTAGATGCTATTTTAGTTCCCGATTTTGGCCAAACAAAATTTGATAATGTAATTTTAAATTTAGGCCCATTTGAACAACAATTCAACGAAAACCGACCATTTTTTACAGAAGGAACCGATTTATTTAGCAAAGGAAATTTGTTGTATTCTAGAAGAATTGGACAAACACCGGATTTGCAATTAAACTTAGCTGATAACGAATATATTAATGAATATCCGGGTGCTATTAATTTATTAAATGCCTTAAAAATTTCGGGTAGAGACAAAGATGGATTAGGAATTGGATTTTTAAATGCAATCACCGAGAAAACAAATGCAACTGTTTCAAATTATGACAACGACGAAACAAGACAAATTGTAGTTGCTCCTCTTACTAATTATAATGTTACGGTTTTTGACCAACGATTTAATCAAAATTCTTCTGTTACTTTTATCAATACCAATGTAACTAGAGATGGAAGCTTTAGAGATGCAAACGTTACTGGCCTCTTATTCAATTTAAATGATAAAAACAACAAATACAATCTTTCTGGAGGATTAAAATCGAGTAGTATTAACGATGTTGAAAATAAAAATGGCTATAATACTTCTTTATATTTTGCAGAAAACAATGGTAAAATCAGATATAGTTTTGGTGGTGAATATGTATCAAAAGATTTTGATATCAATGACTTAGGAATTAACTTCAGAACTAATTATTATTCATTTTCTGGGAATACCAACTACCGAATTTTAAATCCCAATTCTATTTTTAATACGTTTAGAATAAGTTTAGGCTCTTATTTTGAATTTTACAAACCTACAAATCAAATTCAAGTCAGTAATTTTAACGTAAACATAAATTCTACTAACAAAAAGAATCATTATTTTGGTGGAGGAATCAATTATAATCCGTTTGAAAATTATGATTATTATGAACCTCGTGTAGAAAACAGATACTTTGTAATTCCGAAAAATGCAGGCGGTTACTTCTATTTTTCATCAAATTACAATTATAAATTTGCCTTAGATATTAACCCATATATCACACATATTTTAAATGAAAATCGCTACGAAGCCGGAATTAATATAAGTCCAAGATATCGCTTTAACGATAGGTTTTCTTTGATTTACAGTTTTGATTATTTCAAACAAAAAAATGACATTGGGTTTATTGATTTTGACAACAACAATATCATTTTTGCCAGAAGAGATAGAGATACTTACACTAATGCAATTAGTAGTAAATTTTCTATTAGTAGTGTAATGAACTTTAACTTATCTGTTAGACATTATTGGTCTTTAGCAGAAAACAACAAAATTAATAATTTAAACCAAGATGGAAGTATAACCGAAAACACAACATATAGTAGTAATAAAAACTCAAATTTCAGTACTTGGAATTTAGATTTAAGTTACTCATGGTGGTTTGCTCCCGGAAGCCAAATGTCTGTTTTATATCGAAATAATGCAGCAACATTTAACAGAACTATTGACAAAAATTTCAACTCTAATTTCTCAAAATTATTTGATAACAATTTGAATCACGTTTTATCTGTAAGTATTCGATATTTCATTGATTACAACCAAGCAAAAAACTGGATGAGCAAAGGATAA
- a CDS encoding TolC family protein, whose protein sequence is MRVKLFYIFIFICGSFSALGQNVTSEFTYNEFLGYVKKFHPLVKQADLKLNEAQANLLQARGAFDPKIEVDFSEKQFKNSQYYSILNSSFKIPTWYGIELKAGFDNAEGIYLNPENTLPNTGLTSFGISVPIGQGLFINQRMADIRKAKIARNLNLAERNLQAVEVLYEASVSYLNWKRSFDEVQLYETYLKNALIRYDGVSKLIAEGDKPAIDSVEAGITVKTRRLNLEAAKLKLTKAKLDLSNYLWLEDNIPLELNDNLKPEDLLSKSIKETLQINELGTINIENHPKILALDAKINMLKVDRKLKANALLPKLDLSYNYLSEPSYIDNYRFEDYKVGVNFSFPLFLRKERGSLKLTDLKIQDSEFGLQFERKNLENKIKAQQQEISSLQIQKEYNTNLVKDFTALLNAEDRLFEMGESSLFVINSRENALVSSQINNIALENQYLNAIISLFKTLANPN, encoded by the coding sequence ATGAGAGTAAAACTGTTTTATATTTTCATTTTCATCTGTGGTTCATTTAGTGCACTTGGACAAAATGTTACAAGCGAATTCACATACAACGAATTTTTAGGTTATGTGAAAAAATTTCATCCTTTGGTAAAACAGGCTGATTTAAAACTAAATGAAGCACAGGCTAATTTATTGCAAGCTCGTGGTGCCTTTGATCCTAAAATTGAAGTTGATTTTAGCGAAAAACAATTTAAAAACAGTCAATATTATTCCATTTTAAACAGTAGTTTTAAAATTCCTACTTGGTATGGAATTGAATTGAAAGCCGGTTTTGATAACGCAGAAGGAATTTACTTAAATCCAGAAAACACACTTCCAAATACTGGATTAACATCGTTTGGCATTTCAGTTCCTATTGGTCAAGGTTTGTTCATTAATCAACGTATGGCAGATATTAGAAAAGCTAAAATAGCTCGAAATTTAAATCTTGCCGAAAGAAACCTGCAAGCTGTAGAAGTTTTATATGAAGCTTCTGTAAGCTATTTGAATTGGAAAAGAAGTTTTGATGAAGTTCAACTTTATGAAACTTATTTAAAAAATGCACTTATTCGATATGATGGAGTATCAAAATTAATAGCAGAAGGAGACAAACCTGCTATCGATAGCGTTGAAGCCGGAATAACAGTAAAAACAAGACGTTTAAATTTAGAAGCAGCAAAACTAAAATTAACAAAAGCGAAATTAGATTTATCAAATTATTTATGGCTTGAAGATAATATCCCGTTAGAATTAAATGATAATTTAAAACCCGAAGATTTATTATCAAAAAGCATTAAAGAAACGCTACAAATAAATGAGCTTGGGACAATTAACATAGAAAATCATCCGAAAATTTTAGCTTTAGACGCCAAAATTAATATGCTTAAAGTGGATCGAAAACTTAAAGCAAATGCGCTTTTGCCCAAATTAGATCTTAGTTATAATTATTTATCTGAACCAAGTTATATTGACAATTATCGTTTTGAAGATTATAAAGTGGGAGTGAATTTTTCGTTTCCACTGTTTTTAAGAAAAGAACGTGGAAGTCTAAAACTAACCGATTTAAAAATTCAAGATTCTGAATTTGGATTACAGTTTGAACGTAAAAATCTAGAAAATAAAATTAAAGCTCAACAACAAGAAATTTCTTCTTTACAAATACAAAAAGAATACAACACTAATCTTGTTAAAGATTTTACAGCTTTGTTAAACGCTGAAGATCGTTTGTTTGAAATGGGAGAAAGTTCCTTATTTGTTATTAATTCAAGAGAGAACGCTTTGGTAAGTTCTCAAATTAATAACATTGCTCTAGAAAATCAATATTTGAATGCTATTATTAGTTTATTTAAAACATTAGCAAATCCAAATTAA